A stretch of Pseudoprevotella muciniphila DNA encodes these proteins:
- the frr gene encoding ribosome recycling factor: MLDVKQLLSDLDEKMEMSVLHLDEKLSQIRAGRANVHILDGVRIDYYGQMSPLQVAASVTTPDARTIAIKPFDKSMFKVIEKAIIDSEVGIMPENNGEIIRLGIPPLTEERRKQLTKQCNKEGEEAKIAIRNIRRDGVDKLKKAIKDGLSEDLEKDGEADLQKIHDKKIKAIDALLEKKNKEIMTV, encoded by the coding sequence ATGTTAGACGTCAAGCAACTATTGTCCGATTTGGACGAAAAGATGGAGATGAGCGTTCTTCATCTGGACGAGAAACTTTCGCAGATACGCGCCGGACGCGCCAATGTTCATATTCTGGACGGTGTACGCATTGACTATTATGGTCAGATGTCGCCGCTTCAGGTGGCAGCAAGCGTAACGACGCCTGATGCACGAACCATAGCCATCAAGCCTTTCGACAAGTCGATGTTCAAGGTGATAGAAAAAGCCATCATTGATTCCGAAGTGGGCATCATGCCTGAAAACAACGGCGAAATCATTCGCCTGGGTATACCGCCACTCACCGAGGAGCGTCGCAAGCAACTCACCAAGCAGTGTAACAAGGAAGGCGAAGAGGCTAAGATTGCTATCCGCAATATCCGTCGCGACGGTGTGGACAAACTCAAGAAAGCCATCAAGGACGGGCTGAGCGAGGACCTTGAGAAAGACGGCGAGGCAGATCTGCAGAAAATTCACGACAAGAAGATTAAAGCCATTGATGCGCTCCTTGAGAAGAAGAACAAGGAGATTATGACAGTATAG
- a CDS encoding DUF3791 domain-containing protein has product MSRQILDKIEYLVLLVSEFAARSRVSEAEAYRYLRKYGALALCSKHYNIMHTLSVEENIQTLRDYCQRRGGRL; this is encoded by the coding sequence ATGTCAAGGCAGATATTGGATAAAATAGAATATCTCGTGTTGTTGGTGTCTGAATTTGCTGCGCGCAGCAGAGTGTCGGAGGCTGAAGCATACAGATATCTCAGAAAGTATGGTGCTTTGGCTTTATGCAGCAAGCACTATAATATTATGCACACGCTTTCTGTTGAAGAGAATATTCAAACCTTGAGGGACTACTGCCAGCGGAGGGGCGGAAGACTATGA
- a CDS encoding DUF438 domain-containing protein — protein MKKIDLNKTVFELVSEFPELTEIMVSLGFKDITKKIMLNSVGRMITIPKGAKMKGIPMENVLTALRENGFEVALSRKELLKSYLQRLNKGESLESVRVDFVEHFEGVDYDEIMQAEQEMMEEGVPLREVQHLCDVHSALFHGKMATEQSHEESVTTTNQNVVLATKLRDIDGHPLQTFYTENKALKALLDEKTSLREKVGKSREIAIHYAKKGDLLYPLLKVKYGIYGPSEVMWTVDDEIRDELTRLVRDTSDSDEWNNRAEAVLQRAAEMVYKEDNILFPLCAANFSDEEWKQIYRDSLDYAPCLGVQPNTWNEAEQQEKSLPAHEGEIVMPGGHLTIEQLRAMLNTLPFEITFVDAQNINRYFNEGPKLFKRPAMAIDRDVFSCHPPKIEPMVRAIINDFRSGKRDQVPVWMEKLGRLQYINYMAVRDHNGQYLGTVEIVQDMEFAKKHFEK, from the coding sequence ATGAAAAAGATTGATTTGAACAAAACCGTCTTTGAACTGGTTAGTGAATTCCCTGAGCTCACCGAAATAATGGTGAGCTTGGGGTTTAAGGATATAACGAAGAAAATTATGCTCAACTCTGTTGGACGCATGATAACCATTCCCAAAGGTGCCAAGATGAAGGGCATCCCAATGGAAAATGTACTTACTGCACTACGGGAGAACGGATTTGAAGTAGCTCTCTCGCGCAAAGAACTGTTGAAGTCGTACCTTCAACGACTCAACAAGGGCGAAAGCCTGGAGAGCGTGCGCGTGGACTTCGTGGAGCATTTCGAAGGTGTGGATTACGACGAGATAATGCAAGCAGAACAGGAAATGATGGAGGAGGGAGTACCCCTACGCGAGGTGCAACATCTCTGCGATGTCCATTCCGCCCTGTTTCATGGTAAAATGGCAACAGAACAGAGCCACGAGGAATCAGTAACGACTACTAATCAAAACGTTGTCCTTGCCACTAAACTGCGCGACATTGATGGTCATCCACTCCAAACCTTCTATACAGAGAACAAGGCACTGAAAGCACTCCTCGACGAGAAAACAAGTCTCAGAGAAAAGGTGGGGAAAAGTCGCGAAATAGCCATTCATTATGCTAAAAAGGGAGACCTTCTTTATCCCCTCTTGAAAGTAAAGTATGGCATTTATGGCCCGTCAGAAGTTATGTGGACTGTGGACGACGAAATACGCGATGAACTCACACGCCTCGTACGCGACACATCCGACAGCGACGAGTGGAACAATCGTGCAGAGGCAGTTTTACAACGTGCGGCAGAAATGGTATATAAAGAAGACAACATCCTCTTCCCACTTTGTGCAGCCAACTTTTCAGACGAGGAATGGAAACAGATTTATCGCGACAGCCTTGACTACGCACCATGTCTCGGGGTGCAACCGAACACATGGAATGAAGCAGAACAACAAGAAAAGTCCCTACCTGCGCATGAAGGTGAAATAGTTATGCCTGGCGGACATCTCACCATTGAACAACTCCGGGCTATGCTCAACACCCTGCCCTTTGAAATAACTTTTGTTGATGCACAAAACATCAATCGCTATTTCAACGAAGGTCCGAAACTGTTCAAACGCCCAGCGATGGCAATCGACCGCGATGTCTTCTCATGCCACCCACCAAAAATCGAACCTATGGTGCGAGCCATTATCAACGATTTCCGCAGCGGAAAACGCGACCAGGTGCCAGTATGGATGGAAAAATTAGGGCGTCTCCAATATATCAACTATATGGCTGTACGCGACCACAACGGGCAATACCTCGGCACTGTCGAAATCGTGCAGGACATGGAGTTTGCCAAAAAACATTTCGAAAAGTAA
- a CDS encoding DUF3990 domain-containing protein — translation MKLYHGTTIEIAKIDLGQSKPNKDFGRAFYLSEDERQAHEMALFKAVFDEMPPVVNVYEFDEALLGFFKVKKFRTYSKEWAHFVYDHRTEPNGRTLHDYDIVYGPIANDRIGAQITRYKQGYISFEEFLRRIRYVKGITFQYAFCTQRAIDKLIKQKSV, via the coding sequence ATGAAACTCTATCATGGCACAACCATTGAAATAGCCAAAATAGACTTAGGACAATCCAAGCCCAACAAAGATTTCGGCAGGGCTTTCTATCTCTCTGAAGATGAGCGTCAGGCTCACGAGATGGCTCTGTTCAAGGCTGTGTTTGACGAAATGCCCCCCGTTGTTAATGTATATGAGTTCGATGAAGCACTTTTGGGGTTTTTCAAAGTCAAGAAGTTTAGGACATACAGTAAGGAGTGGGCACACTTTGTCTATGACCATCGTACAGAACCCAATGGCAGGACTCTTCACGATTATGACATTGTGTATGGTCCGATAGCCAACGACCGGATTGGTGCACAGATAACGCGCTATAAGCAAGGTTATATTTCCTTTGAAGAATTTCTGAGACGCATTCGGTACGTTAAAGGAATAACCTTCCAATATGCATTCTGCACTCAGAGAGCCATTGACAAACTGATAAAACAGAAAAGTGTATGA
- a CDS encoding glycosyltransferase family 10 domain-containing protein — MYNVLLLTRKDDPKTSILRQTTERRGISDDGMFRFYVNEDIEPDFLVVLSKAFKEPVTYNVARQNTLLLTTEPASVLRYPKKYCRQFGTVFTCQENLHTGNNIYTHAVLPWFVGLGKNNGRNTVNLDFDDFSRQDALPKKKLISVITSNKTFTSGHRRRLQFVKRLKEHFGDQLDLYGAGIRNFDDKYDVLAPYKYHIAIENSCEKFYWTEKMADCFLSDAYPIYCGCTNIFDFFPEGSLSTFSLDDFEGACQLIERLIKEEAYENSREARREAKNLILGKYNLVNMVADHFSQCNAEAPKEKITFQPERHFFNLHNFYQKNFSHAIGKLQQMLKTH, encoded by the coding sequence ATGTACAACGTTCTCTTGCTAACAAGAAAAGACGACCCAAAAACGTCAATCCTTCGGCAAACCACGGAAAGACGCGGCATTTCAGACGATGGAATGTTTCGCTTTTACGTGAATGAAGACATAGAGCCCGACTTCCTCGTAGTGCTTAGCAAGGCATTCAAGGAACCCGTGACGTACAACGTGGCAAGGCAGAACACACTCTTGCTCACAACAGAGCCCGCGTCTGTGCTAAGATATCCGAAAAAATACTGCCGGCAATTTGGTACAGTTTTCACCTGTCAGGAAAACCTCCACACAGGAAACAACATCTACACCCATGCTGTTTTGCCTTGGTTTGTAGGGCTTGGAAAAAACAACGGAAGAAACACTGTCAACCTCGACTTCGATGATTTCAGCCGTCAGGACGCATTACCCAAGAAAAAACTCATCAGTGTAATCACGAGCAACAAAACTTTCACATCAGGTCATAGACGCAGACTGCAATTTGTCAAGCGACTGAAAGAACACTTTGGCGATCAACTCGATCTCTATGGGGCAGGCATACGCAACTTCGACGACAAATACGATGTCCTGGCACCATACAAATATCACATCGCCATCGAGAACAGTTGTGAAAAGTTCTATTGGACAGAAAAGATGGCAGACTGTTTCTTGAGTGACGCCTATCCCATCTATTGCGGCTGCACCAATATCTTCGATTTTTTCCCTGAAGGCAGTCTTTCCACATTCAGCCTCGACGATTTTGAAGGCGCATGCCAACTCATCGAACGTCTTATCAAGGAAGAAGCCTACGAAAACTCACGCGAAGCACGCCGCGAAGCAAAAAATCTCATCCTCGGAAAATACAATCTGGTCAACATGGTTGCTGATCACTTCAGCCAATGCAATGCCGAAGCACCTAAGGAAAAGATTACATTCCAACCGGAAAGGCACTTCTTCAACCTGCACAATTTCTACCAGAAAAATTTCAGCCATGCCATCGGAAAATTGCAGCAAATGCTGAAAACACACTGA
- a CDS encoding Crp/Fnr family transcriptional regulator, which translates to MDNIAEFIKKSPHRIRHKDEGAYIARKGNDCTDLTMLVEGVAYGSMVNQDGKEIIVETHTGPAILAPAFLFADVNKFPVNVVAQTACTILYIDRTTFLKWLHHDKQIMQNYISMISNRCQHLGRLLNDVALRSLKERVVEYLSLHKKIKSVERLARVMGVARPSLSRVLSELRAEGIIKRTLDGIELIVLDR; encoded by the coding sequence ATGGACAATATTGCAGAATTCATAAAAAAGTCTCCACACCGCATACGTCATAAGGACGAAGGGGCTTACATTGCCCGCAAAGGCAACGACTGCACAGACCTCACAATGCTCGTTGAAGGGGTAGCTTATGGCAGTATGGTCAATCAAGATGGCAAGGAAATAATTGTAGAAACACATACAGGACCTGCCATTTTGGCACCCGCATTTCTTTTTGCCGACGTAAACAAATTTCCTGTCAATGTGGTTGCACAAACAGCGTGTACAATTCTTTATATAGACCGCACCACTTTTCTAAAGTGGCTGCACCATGACAAACAAATAATGCAGAACTATATCAGCATGATTTCCAACCGCTGCCAACATCTCGGTAGACTACTCAACGACGTTGCGCTACGATCGCTCAAAGAGCGGGTCGTTGAGTATCTGAGTCTACACAAAAAGATAAAAAGCGTGGAACGTCTGGCACGCGTAATGGGTGTGGCACGCCCTTCACTCTCACGCGTGCTATCAGAACTGAGAGCTGAAGGCATCATTAAACGCACACTTGATGGTATAGAGTTGATAGTCTTGGACCGTTGA
- a CDS encoding glycosyltransferase family 9 protein, whose amino-acid sequence MKKIAVLRLSSLGDVAMTVPVIDSLARKYNDLNFVIVTSKRCEGIFYDLPDNVDVHAVHLHGKHSGFKGLRRLSSELRSKGVDTVADLHDVLRTKVLRKLLLLHGCKVKHIDKGRSEKRALVRHTASGFRQLKSNFERYAEVFRKLGLRFEIDFERLDLPAGTYAIRKPEGEKWIGIAPFAAHRGKIYSLRKMKEVIGALVYRYPDCKIMMFGTEKEMHSLRKHYDFDQLTYVCDQFSGVWNELRVIDQLDVMISMDSANMHLASLVQTPVVSIWGATHPYAGFYGYGQDPDNAIQHDLDCRPCSIFGDKKCEYGDYHCIREIAPTTIVKKVAEFIEKAE is encoded by the coding sequence ATGAAAAAAATTGCAGTTTTGAGACTTTCTTCCCTTGGCGATGTGGCTATGACTGTTCCTGTCATAGACAGTTTAGCGAGGAAGTATAACGATCTCAATTTCGTGATTGTTACATCTAAGCGCTGTGAAGGTATATTCTATGACCTTCCGGATAATGTGGATGTGCATGCAGTTCACTTACACGGCAAGCATTCAGGCTTTAAGGGTTTGAGGCGCTTATCTTCTGAACTGCGTTCGAAAGGTGTTGACACAGTAGCCGATCTTCATGACGTGCTACGCACCAAGGTGCTGCGCAAATTGCTCCTCCTTCATGGTTGCAAGGTAAAGCATATAGACAAGGGTAGGAGTGAGAAACGCGCCTTGGTCAGACATACCGCGAGTGGTTTCAGGCAACTGAAAAGCAATTTTGAGCGTTATGCAGAAGTGTTCAGGAAACTCGGCTTGCGTTTTGAAATAGATTTCGAGCGTCTTGACCTGCCTGCCGGAACATACGCCATCAGGAAGCCTGAAGGCGAAAAATGGATTGGCATTGCACCCTTTGCTGCGCACCGCGGCAAGATTTATTCGCTTCGAAAGATGAAAGAAGTGATAGGTGCTCTTGTTTATAGGTATCCCGACTGTAAAATCATGATGTTCGGCACGGAAAAGGAGATGCACAGCCTGCGCAAGCACTACGATTTCGACCAGTTGACCTATGTTTGCGATCAGTTTAGTGGTGTATGGAACGAATTGCGCGTTATCGACCAACTCGACGTGATGATTTCGATGGATTCGGCTAACATGCACCTTGCCTCGCTCGTGCAGACCCCCGTGGTAAGCATTTGGGGCGCCACACACCCTTATGCAGGCTTCTATGGCTACGGACAGGATCCCGATAACGCCATACAACATGACCTTGACTGCCGCCCCTGTTCCATTTTCGGCGATAAGAAATGTGAGTACGGCGACTATCACTGCATCAGGGAGATAGCTCCTACAACCATTGTGAAAAAGGTGGCGGAATTCATAGAAAAAGCAGAATAA
- the glf gene encoding UDP-galactopyranose mutase has translation MTNKTFDYLIVGSGLFGATFAHQATQRGFSCLVIDKRSELGGNLRCELVEGINVHQYGAHIFHTSDKAVWDYVNSIVPFNRYTNSPVANYKGRLYNLPFNMNTFYQMWGTVTPDAAMQKIEEQRKEAVEAMRKAGVAEPRNLEEQALTLVGRDIYETLIKDYTQKQWGRKCSELPAFIIKRLPVRLTFDNNYFNDAFQGIPIGGYNLLINGMLKDAECLTQTDFFQFSRSYDETDDCHVLTDGEKEIRCKKIVFTGKIDEFYNYEYGKLNYRTVRFEHTILNTSNHQGNAVVNYTDAETPYTRVIEHKHFESFGDDVYKNPRTVISREYSTEWTDGMEPYYPVNDETNNRISEKYRERGAQEKNVIFGGRLAEYKYYDMAPIIQKVLQMWE, from the coding sequence ATGACAAATAAAACATTCGATTATCTCATTGTGGGCAGCGGGCTATTCGGTGCCACCTTCGCCCATCAGGCGACACAGCGCGGCTTTTCATGCCTCGTCATCGACAAGCGAAGCGAACTCGGCGGGAACCTCAGATGCGAACTCGTAGAGGGCATCAACGTACACCAATACGGCGCACACATCTTCCATACGTCCGACAAGGCAGTATGGGACTATGTGAACAGCATCGTGCCTTTCAACCGATACACCAACAGCCCTGTGGCAAACTATAAAGGTCGCCTCTACAACCTGCCGTTCAACATGAACACCTTCTACCAAATGTGGGGAACGGTAACGCCTGATGCTGCCATGCAGAAAATAGAGGAACAGCGCAAAGAAGCCGTGGAAGCCATGAGGAAAGCGGGAGTGGCAGAACCGCGCAACCTCGAAGAACAGGCGCTCACACTCGTAGGCCGCGACATCTATGAAACACTTATCAAAGACTATACCCAAAAGCAGTGGGGAAGGAAGTGCAGCGAACTGCCCGCTTTCATCATAAAGCGTCTGCCCGTGCGCCTGACCTTCGACAACAACTACTTCAACGATGCCTTCCAAGGCATACCCATCGGGGGCTACAACCTCCTCATCAACGGTATGCTGAAAGATGCAGAATGTCTGACGCAGACGGATTTCTTCCAATTCTCGCGTTCGTACGATGAAACAGACGACTGCCATGTGCTGACCGACGGAGAAAAGGAAATACGTTGCAAAAAGATTGTCTTTACAGGAAAGATTGACGAATTCTATAACTACGAATACGGCAAACTCAACTACCGCACTGTGCGCTTCGAACACACCATTCTGAACACGTCAAACCATCAAGGCAATGCCGTGGTGAACTACACCGATGCTGAAACGCCCTACACACGCGTCATAGAGCACAAACACTTCGAATCATTCGGCGACGATGTCTACAAAAACCCGCGCACCGTCATCAGCCGCGAATACAGCACGGAATGGACAGACGGCATGGAGCCGTACTATCCCGTAAACGATGAGACGAACAACCGCATCAGCGAAAAATACAGAGAAAGGGGTGCACAGGAGAAAAACGTCATCTTCGGCGGACGACTCGCAGAATACAAGTACTACGACATGGCACCTATCATACAGAAGGTGCTGCAAATGTGGGAATAG
- the rsgA gene encoding ribosome small subunit-dependent GTPase A: MAHGQVIKSTGSWYVVRTDDGRIVECKVKGNFRLRGIRSTNPVAVGDGVSIIENGTEAAFIKEIDERRNYIIRKASNLSKQSHILAANVDVAVLVVTVARPETSTTFIDRFLASAEAYNVPAALVFNKTDELSDEERQKKDYYHFIYADIGYPCFDTSAITGEGMSALSDFLRGKLSLLAGNSGVGKSTIINYLIPEAHAKTAAISEQHETGMHTTTYSEMFSLPEGGDVIDIPGIKGFGTFNMEPEEMAHYFRDIFHISADCRFDNCTHTHEPDCAVLKALEDHRLAPSRYASYLSMMEDMDAGKYREGY, from the coding sequence GTGGCGCATGGACAAGTCATTAAAAGTACGGGGAGTTGGTACGTAGTGAGGACCGACGACGGGCGTATAGTGGAATGCAAGGTAAAGGGCAACTTCCGCCTGCGTGGCATACGCTCCACGAACCCCGTGGCAGTGGGCGATGGTGTAAGTATCATAGAAAACGGAACAGAAGCGGCGTTCATCAAGGAGATTGATGAGCGCCGAAACTATATCATACGCAAGGCATCGAACCTGTCGAAACAGAGCCATATCCTTGCGGCAAATGTGGATGTTGCCGTGCTGGTGGTTACCGTGGCTCGCCCCGAGACGAGCACCACGTTCATCGACCGCTTTCTGGCATCAGCCGAGGCATACAATGTGCCGGCAGCACTTGTTTTCAACAAGACGGACGAACTCTCCGATGAAGAGCGACAGAAGAAAGACTATTACCATTTCATCTATGCCGACATAGGCTATCCCTGCTTCGACACTTCCGCCATTACCGGCGAGGGTATGTCAGCACTGTCGGACTTCCTGCGCGGCAAACTCTCCCTGCTGGCGGGCAACAGCGGTGTGGGCAAATCGACCATCATCAACTACCTCATTCCCGAAGCCCACGCCAAGACGGCAGCCATCAGCGAGCAGCACGAAACGGGTATGCACACCACCACGTACAGCGAGATGTTCAGCCTGCCCGAGGGCGGCGACGTCATCGACATACCCGGCATCAAAGGCTTCGGCACTTTCAACATGGAACCCGAGGAGATGGCGCACTATTTTCGCGACATATTCCACATCAGTGCCGACTGTCGTTTCGACAACTGCACACACACGCATGAGCCCGACTGCGCCGTTCTGAAAGCCCTTGAAGACCACCGTCTTGCGCCATCAAGATATGCCTCCTACCTGAGCATGATGGAGGATATGGATGCAGGGAAATATCGGGAAGGATATTAA
- a CDS encoding cupin domain-containing protein, whose protein sequence is MAVIESGKVFVPNEAIEYAADGIVSKEIIHTQGGSVTLFSFDKGQRLSEHSAPFDAIVTVIDGEPEIIIDGMPHHPKAGEMLIMPANHPHAVNATTRFKMLLTMIRG, encoded by the coding sequence ATGGCTGTAATAGAATCAGGCAAGGTTTTTGTGCCTAACGAAGCGATAGAATATGCCGCTGATGGTATCGTCAGCAAGGAAATCATACACACGCAGGGTGGCAGCGTTACCCTCTTCTCGTTCGACAAGGGGCAGAGGCTGTCAGAGCATAGTGCACCATTCGACGCCATAGTAACCGTAATCGACGGTGAACCGGAAATTATCATCGATGGAATGCCCCATCACCCCAAAGCAGGCGAAATGCTCATCATGCCCGCCAATCACCCCCATGCCGTCAACGCAACAACACGCTTCAAGATGTTGCTTACCATGATAAGAGGATAA
- a CDS encoding flavodoxin, with the protein MKKTIVVYGSTTGSCQDFAEKIASKLGESDVMNVSDVSADTLAEYDNLLLGSSTWGAGELQDDWYDGVETLKATDLSGKTVAIFGCGDAEGYGDTFCGAMAEIYNAVKDSGANIIGQVPADTYSYEDSEAVSDGMFVGLALDCTESDNNSEERIDNWLNNIRPEL; encoded by the coding sequence ATGAAAAAGACTATCGTAGTTTACGGCTCTACCACTGGCAGTTGCCAGGATTTTGCCGAGAAGATTGCCAGCAAACTTGGCGAAAGTGATGTAATGAATGTGTCAGATGTCAGTGCCGACACACTGGCTGAATACGACAACCTGCTGCTGGGCTCCTCCACATGGGGAGCAGGAGAGTTGCAGGATGACTGGTACGACGGTGTGGAAACACTGAAAGCAACCGACCTCTCCGGCAAGACCGTTGCCATCTTCGGTTGTGGCGATGCAGAAGGCTATGGCGATACATTCTGCGGTGCTATGGCTGAAATTTATAATGCCGTAAAAGATTCAGGAGCAAACATTATAGGCCAGGTGCCTGCCGACACCTATTCCTATGAGGATTCAGAGGCTGTCAGCGATGGCATGTTCGTTGGTCTGGCTCTCGACTGCACCGAAAGCGACAACAACAGCGAGGAACGCATCGACAACTGGCTCAACAACATCCGTCCTGAACTATAA
- a CDS encoding lipopolysaccharide kinase InaA family protein produces the protein MSYSYTINPKHADNERLEAFLKALPDVFQTTGEVLYQGRNVVKRIEEDGMPVLVVKAFGIRNIFQKTAYSFFEHNKARKAYDNALILQREGFLTPEPYAFAEEKSKGWITGCYLATAETRRQPLMAYFEKADGELPGLIAELAAFFANLHKKGILHHDLNSTNILPEKTPDGWTFELIDNNRMDYVRGAVPALKECYENMTRFTGDMELFKTFAGAYVACRDLPKEETGTLIATKRHHDNAYSRRKMITHPIRAYRNHKATKKDK, from the coding sequence ATGTCTTATTCCTACACCATAAATCCGAAACATGCGGACAACGAGAGGCTCGAAGCCTTTCTTAAGGCTTTGCCCGATGTGTTCCAGACCACTGGCGAAGTGCTCTATCAGGGGCGCAACGTAGTGAAACGTATCGAAGAAGATGGTATGCCCGTGCTCGTGGTAAAGGCATTTGGCATAAGAAACATTTTCCAAAAGACCGCCTATTCCTTCTTCGAGCACAACAAAGCCCGAAAGGCATACGACAATGCACTCATCCTGCAGCGCGAAGGCTTTCTCACACCCGAGCCATACGCCTTTGCCGAAGAGAAAAGCAAGGGCTGGATCACCGGTTGCTACCTCGCTACGGCAGAGACCCGGCGACAGCCGCTGATGGCATATTTTGAGAAAGCAGACGGAGAACTGCCAGGTCTCATAGCCGAACTCGCTGCATTCTTTGCCAACCTGCATAAGAAAGGTATTCTCCACCACGACCTCAACAGCACTAACATACTGCCGGAAAAGACACCCGACGGCTGGACCTTCGAACTCATCGACAACAACCGCATGGACTATGTCCGCGGCGCAGTGCCCGCCCTGAAGGAGTGCTACGAAAACATGACACGGTTCACGGGCGACATGGAACTCTTCAAAACCTTTGCCGGGGCATACGTGGCATGCAGGGACTTGCCAAAGGAAGAAACCGGGACACTAATTGCCACCAAGCGGCACCACGACAATGCCTACAGCCGCCGGAAGATGATTACCCACCCCATCAGGGCATACCGCAACCACAAAGCAACGAAAAAGGATAAATAG
- a CDS encoding glycosyltransferase has translation MKIIAVIVTYNRLPLLKRLLKEITAAEGLDSIIVVNNGSTDGTQEWLDTQTGIRVIHQDNVGGSGGFYTGMQQACDDGADWIWCMDDDVYPEPDCLEQLLKLANDDSIGILCPRRIQDGKVFVNECRKINLTNAFASLHGSRLEDNISEPADIEGMVFEGPLISRKVVEKAGLPNKDLFIFYDDTDYSLRTTMAGFRVVYVPQARMQKELFFSNDSWETKQAKKKWKRKYHIRNSAWFNHHYGKNFAVRHLRPLNTLLGYTASALWLCLTSKQYHLSDIRQLFRAYSDGINERLGK, from the coding sequence ATGAAAATCATTGCCGTCATAGTAACATATAACCGACTTCCACTCCTCAAGCGCCTACTGAAGGAGATTACTGCTGCAGAAGGGCTCGACAGCATCATCGTAGTAAACAACGGTAGCACAGACGGCACACAGGAGTGGCTCGATACCCAAACCGGCATCCGCGTCATACATCAGGACAACGTGGGCGGATCAGGCGGGTTCTACACCGGTATGCAGCAAGCCTGCGACGACGGCGCCGACTGGATATGGTGCATGGACGACGATGTGTATCCCGAACCCGACTGCCTCGAACAGTTACTCAAACTGGCAAACGACGACAGCATCGGCATACTCTGCCCAAGACGCATTCAGGATGGAAAAGTATTCGTCAATGAATGCAGGAAAATCAACCTTACCAACGCGTTTGCATCTCTCCACGGCAGTCGCCTTGAAGACAACATATCGGAACCTGCCGACATAGAAGGCATGGTGTTCGAAGGACCGCTCATCAGCCGAAAAGTGGTAGAGAAGGCAGGGTTGCCAAACAAAGACCTCTTCATCTTCTACGACGATACAGACTACTCGCTCCGCACAACGATGGCAGGCTTCCGCGTGGTCTATGTGCCACAGGCAAGGATGCAGAAGGAACTTTTCTTCTCCAACGACAGCTGGGAAACAAAGCAGGCAAAGAAAAAGTGGAAACGCAAGTACCACATACGCAATTCCGCATGGTTCAACCACCACTACGGCAAGAACTTCGCAGTGAGACATCTGCGCCCGTTAAACACCCTGCTCGGATACACTGCATCAGCACTATGGCTATGCCTCACATCTAAGCAATATCACCTCAGCGACATACGCCAACTCTTCCGGGCATACAGCGACGGTATCAACGAAAGACTTGGGAAATAA
- a CDS encoding C10 family peptidase: MIHEEKLFITLVADNGWHIWIYDDYLNATKDNKTLNMVHCNWGWDGRRNGYYFCKVFNTRLGGEIPDDGDNTYIESLYDFRYDFKYAIVAN; the protein is encoded by the coding sequence ATTATTCATGAAGAAAAATTATTTATTACTCTTGTCGCTGATAATGGCTGGCATATATGGATCTATGATGATTATCTTAATGCGACTAAGGATAATAAAACATTAAATATGGTTCACTGTAATTGGGGGTGGGATGGCAGAAGAAATGGATATTATTTCTGCAAAGTTTTTAACACCCGTCTTGGTGGCGAAATTCCAGACGATGGAGATAATACTTATATAGAAAGTCTATATGATTTTAGATACGATTTTAAATATGCAATAGTTGCTAATTAA